The Streptomyces europaeiscabiei genome window below encodes:
- a CDS encoding C40 family peptidase, whose protein sequence is MGAGKRRLTMAAVAVVCAMTVLGAPVDAYASQRKPTEPTPSPTPSPSHNAGSPGASGGSSTPDTDPTPVTNEELEAVREKLESLYHDAAVATDAYNAAEEKADRQSEEIVDLAHEVVQGHAKLDKLQDLIGAAARAQYRGGGLPSEVQLWLSENPQDFLEGADRLRQGQLATKGLLAEMTRTQEDLEQYSKDASARWEKLEANRKAKEKAKKKIKKQIAAAQELEGQLEDDERERLAQLEEDAAQQSQATWLGSGILDEINGKASPQGKTAVKFATDQIGKWYEWGAEGPDTYDCSGLTSQAWAAAGLTIPRTSQEQWRQLKHIDIQDMRPGDLIIYNSDASHVAMYLGNGSIVHAPRPNRKVSIAGAGTMQILGVVRPDA, encoded by the coding sequence ATGGGAGCCGGCAAGCGGCGCCTGACCATGGCGGCCGTGGCCGTGGTCTGCGCGATGACCGTGCTGGGCGCACCGGTCGACGCGTACGCGAGCCAGAGGAAACCGACCGAGCCGACCCCGAGCCCGACGCCTTCCCCCTCGCACAATGCGGGCAGTCCAGGTGCGTCAGGCGGTTCCAGCACCCCGGACACGGACCCGACCCCCGTGACGAACGAGGAGTTGGAGGCCGTACGCGAAAAGCTGGAGAGCCTCTACCACGACGCGGCGGTGGCCACGGACGCGTACAACGCGGCCGAGGAGAAGGCCGACAGGCAGTCCGAGGAGATCGTCGATCTGGCCCACGAGGTCGTCCAGGGCCACGCGAAGCTGGACAAGTTGCAGGACCTCATCGGCGCCGCGGCCCGCGCCCAGTACCGCGGCGGCGGCCTCCCGTCCGAGGTGCAGCTGTGGCTGAGCGAGAACCCCCAGGACTTCCTTGAGGGGGCGGACCGCCTGCGGCAGGGACAGCTCGCGACCAAGGGCCTGCTCGCCGAAATGACCCGGACCCAGGAGGACTTGGAGCAGTACTCCAAGGACGCCTCAGCGCGCTGGGAAAAGCTGGAGGCCAACCGCAAGGCCAAGGAAAAGGCCAAGAAGAAGATCAAGAAGCAGATCGCCGCCGCCCAGGAGCTGGAGGGGCAGCTGGAGGACGACGAGCGGGAGCGGCTGGCGCAGCTGGAGGAGGACGCCGCGCAGCAGTCACAGGCCACGTGGCTGGGCTCCGGCATCCTCGACGAGATCAACGGCAAGGCGTCCCCGCAGGGCAAGACGGCCGTGAAGTTCGCGACGGACCAAATAGGCAAATGGTACGAATGGGGCGCCGAGGGCCCCGACACCTACGACTGCTCCGGCCTCACCAGCCAGGCCTGGGCCGCCGCCGGCCTGACCATCCCCCGCACCTCCCAGGAGCAGTGGCGACAGCTCAAGCACATCGACATCCAGGACATGCGCCCCGGCGACCTCATCATCTACAACTCCGACGCCAGCCACGTCGCGATGTACCTGGGCAACGGCTCCATCGTCCACGCCCCCCGACCGAACCGTAAGGTGTCGATCGCGGGCGCGGGGACGATGCAGATCCTTGGGGTCGTACGACCGGACGCGTGA
- a CDS encoding DUF4240 domain-containing protein, with protein MRGHGDRHVLGRHRSHASRAAATGGPFDEVLVKQLAEGPRQEILENAERFDELHDALCRWDVWAAAYLIGSGCSDDTFTDLRAGVIALGCQSYQRVAADPDSLAAHPDVVQAANVRDRSEVLFHET; from the coding sequence GTGCGCGGTCATGGAGATCGACACGTTCTGGGACGTCATCGAAGCCACGCAAGCCGGGCTGCCGCAACGGGCGGGCCATTTGACGAGGTTCTCGTCAAGCAACTCGCGGAGGGACCTCGGCAGGAGATCCTGGAGAATGCGGAACGCTTCGATGAGTTGCACGACGCCCTGTGCCGCTGGGATGTGTGGGCGGCTGCTTACCTCATCGGGAGCGGGTGCTCCGACGACACTTTCACGGACTTGCGCGCCGGTGTGATCGCCTTGGGCTGTCAGTCGTACCAGCGCGTGGCCGCCGACCCCGACAGCCTCGCTGCGCACCCTGACGTCGTTCAGGCTGCGAACGTCCGGGACCGTTCCGAGGTGCTGTTCCACGAGACGTGA
- a CDS encoding VOC family protein, protein MATRLVQINMKAQDDSALGRFWAEVLGWGLDSEGPGVTNLEPVGFAYPDPVAVCIDIVARPEPKTVKNRVHLDLATTSTAHQAELVARLKDLGATLADVGQGDVPWTVMADPEGNEFCVLEPRPIYQGIGPIAAVVVDCTDPRGMARFWGEAMDWTLHEVTDDHAAMRSAKGVGPYLEFIRTPDTKSVWNRVHLDVRPYPGDELAAEEARLRALGATDPGIDQSSISWTILADPENNEFCLLTPR, encoded by the coding sequence ATGGCAACACGACTTGTGCAGATCAACATGAAGGCCCAGGACGACTCCGCGCTCGGCCGGTTCTGGGCGGAGGTACTCGGTTGGGGTCTCGACAGCGAGGGACCCGGCGTGACCAACCTCGAACCCGTGGGCTTCGCCTACCCCGACCCCGTGGCCGTCTGCATCGACATCGTCGCCCGCCCGGAACCCAAGACGGTGAAGAATCGCGTGCACCTTGATCTGGCCACCACCTCGACCGCCCATCAGGCGGAGTTGGTCGCGCGCCTGAAGGATCTCGGCGCGACGCTCGCCGACGTGGGTCAGGGCGACGTCCCCTGGACGGTCATGGCCGACCCGGAGGGCAACGAGTTCTGCGTCCTGGAACCCCGCCCGATCTACCAGGGCATCGGGCCGATCGCCGCGGTGGTGGTCGACTGCACCGACCCACGAGGGATGGCCCGGTTCTGGGGCGAGGCGATGGACTGGACGCTGCACGAGGTCACCGACGACCACGCGGCAATGCGCTCCGCCAAAGGCGTAGGCCCCTACCTGGAGTTCATCCGCACCCCTGACACCAAGAGCGTGTGGAACCGCGTCCATCTCGACGTCCGCCCCTACCCCGGTGACGAGTTGGCAGCAGAGGAAGCCCGACTGCGCGCCCTGGGCGCCACCGACCCTGGTATCGACCAGTCCTCAATCTCCTGGACAATTCTGGCCGACCCGGAAAACAACGAGTTCTGCCTCCTCACCCCTCGCTGA
- a CDS encoding PP2C family protein-serine/threonine phosphatase: MPVPIPRQRAIPAAESGQAHAVSAPSGPSGEGAAMNAPALAPANGSNPPGPAGDRAMAPAGPTGPTAQSGGPTNLTVLLIEDDPAVSLNVPELLDSTGRPIRVRTARNLTEAQRLLTDDVNCILLDLALPAPARPTDADTEAADGPDDELSVLKQVLELAPRHAVLALTDSGDTERGTEAVRVGAQDYLFRDEVDGRLLSRAIRYAVERKRSDTAERRLTESKLRAQENARLERGLLPTPLLEGSSLRFAARYRPGRSRALLGGDFYDTVRTPDGTVHVMIGDVCGHGPDEAALGVELRIAWRALTFAGLCGDELLSTLQRVLEHERESDEIFATLCTVDIAPDGRRAGLCLAGHPSPLIARHGRGGRPTPPAELLPYDNGGPALGLLPNARWPRTQIELGAAWSLMLYTDGLIEGRIGQGKERLGQDGMVEMVRRQFAEGLRGEDLLRAAVNEVRDLNGGELTDDVAVLMLDREV; the protein is encoded by the coding sequence ATGCCCGTACCCATACCGCGGCAGAGAGCGATCCCGGCCGCGGAAAGTGGTCAGGCGCACGCCGTGTCCGCACCCAGCGGACCATCCGGAGAGGGGGCCGCCATGAACGCCCCGGCCCTGGCCCCTGCAAACGGCTCGAACCCGCCCGGCCCTGCCGGCGACCGTGCCATGGCCCCGGCAGGACCCACCGGTCCGACCGCACAGTCCGGCGGCCCCACCAACCTCACGGTCCTCCTCATCGAGGACGACCCGGCGGTTTCCCTCAACGTGCCCGAGCTGCTCGACTCCACGGGCAGGCCGATCCGCGTCCGCACCGCCCGCAACCTCACCGAGGCCCAGCGACTGCTGACCGACGACGTCAACTGCATCCTCCTGGACCTGGCGCTCCCGGCCCCGGCCCGCCCCACCGACGCGGACACCGAAGCGGCCGACGGCCCCGACGACGAACTCTCCGTCCTCAAACAGGTCCTGGAACTGGCCCCCCGCCACGCCGTCCTGGCACTCACCGACTCCGGCGACACCGAACGCGGCACGGAGGCGGTACGGGTCGGCGCACAGGACTACCTCTTCCGGGACGAGGTGGACGGCCGTCTCCTGAGCCGCGCGATCCGCTACGCGGTGGAGCGGAAGCGGTCGGACACGGCCGAGCGCCGGCTCACGGAATCCAAGCTGCGTGCCCAGGAGAACGCCCGCCTGGAGCGCGGCCTGCTGCCGACGCCGCTCCTGGAGGGCTCGTCCCTGCGATTCGCCGCCCGCTACCGGCCGGGCCGTTCCCGCGCCCTGCTCGGCGGCGACTTCTACGACACCGTCCGCACCCCGGACGGCACCGTGCACGTCATGATCGGCGATGTCTGCGGCCACGGCCCCGACGAGGCGGCACTCGGCGTGGAGCTGCGGATCGCCTGGCGGGCGCTGACCTTCGCAGGGCTGTGCGGCGACGAGCTGCTGTCCACCCTGCAACGCGTCCTGGAGCACGAGCGCGAGAGCGACGAGATCTTCGCGACGCTCTGCACGGTCGACATCGCCCCCGACGGCCGCCGCGCGGGCCTCTGCCTCGCCGGCCATCCGTCCCCGCTGATCGCCCGCCACGGCCGCGGCGGCCGGCCCACCCCGCCGGCCGAGCTGCTGCCGTACGACAACGGCGGCCCGGCCCTCGGCCTCCTGCCGAACGCCCGCTGGCCGCGCACGCAGATCGAGCTGGGCGCCGCCTGGAGTCTGATGCTCTACACCGACGGCCTGATAGAAGGCCGGATCGGCCAGGGCAAGGAGCGGCTGGGCCAGGACGGCATGGTGGAGATGGTCCGCCGCCAGTTCGCCGAGGGCCTGCGCGGCGAGGATCTGCTGCGCGCCGCGGTGAACGAGGTCCGCGACCTCAACGGCGGCGAACTGACCGACGACGTGGCGGTCCTCATGCTGGACCGGGAAGTCTGA
- a CDS encoding Clp protease N-terminal domain-containing protein, producing the protein MALPDLDDLIAEVDRRCDTAHLPGNREQPDWLALLTVAAQVAGQLQARADDLVEDYVEHCRMHGSSWTDIGTALGVTRQAVQQRFHAPHKRYGPEMMTDDLRQAMVHVKQAAVQHRNNYIGTEHLLRGLTAEDNSATRLLQAVGVSPEAVHRSVGARLSMGASQAAERIAWTPYSRKAIDIAEARSQQNGSDRIDCDDLLIGLAQVGRGVAAAVLTDTGFDLATLDAASAEVGPSPHE; encoded by the coding sequence ATGGCTCTTCCAGATCTGGACGATCTCATCGCGGAAGTCGACCGGAGGTGCGACACCGCACACCTCCCCGGCAACCGTGAGCAGCCCGACTGGCTCGCCCTGCTGACGGTCGCCGCGCAGGTCGCAGGCCAACTACAGGCACGGGCGGACGACTTGGTCGAGGACTACGTCGAGCACTGCCGGATGCACGGTTCCTCATGGACGGACATCGGCACCGCCCTGGGCGTGACCCGCCAAGCCGTCCAGCAACGCTTCCACGCCCCACACAAGCGCTACGGCCCCGAGATGATGACCGATGACCTCCGCCAAGCGATGGTCCACGTCAAGCAGGCGGCCGTGCAGCACCGCAACAACTACATCGGCACGGAGCACCTGTTGCGGGGGCTTACCGCGGAGGACAACAGCGCCACCCGCCTCCTGCAAGCCGTCGGCGTCTCTCCCGAGGCGGTCCACAGGTCCGTAGGAGCCCGGCTGAGCATGGGCGCCTCGCAAGCGGCCGAACGGATCGCCTGGACCCCCTACTCCCGCAAGGCCATCGACATCGCCGAGGCACGGTCCCAGCAGAACGGCTCCGACCGCATCGACTGCGACGACCTGCTGATCGGCCTCGCCCAGGTCGGCCGCGGAGTGGCCGCCGCTGTCCTGACCGACACGGGCTTCGATCTCGCAACCCTTGACGCGGCATCAGCGGAAGTGGGCCCATCACCGCACGAGTGA
- a CDS encoding histidine phosphatase family protein, protein MTDTATRYLYLARHGEASADETTLTESGRRQAGLLGERLRNTPLSAIYHGPLPRAQQTARLISAQLDAVPLHQSELAGDYIPYLPVKEELPPDSADAMLSFLAQVPEEERNRGPALAREALAEFTGPVDGDRPRHELVVTHNFLIGWLIRAALDAPEWRWMGLNHSNAALTAIRYAPGRPSSVLFYNDMRHLPAELRWTGFPPELRI, encoded by the coding sequence ATGACAGACACAGCCACTCGATACCTCTACCTCGCCCGACACGGTGAAGCGTCAGCAGACGAGACGACCCTGACGGAAAGCGGCCGCCGCCAAGCCGGTCTCCTCGGTGAACGGCTCCGTAACACCCCGCTTTCGGCGATCTACCACGGGCCGCTGCCCCGGGCGCAGCAGACGGCCCGGCTGATCAGCGCACAACTTGACGCCGTCCCACTGCACCAGTCGGAACTGGCCGGCGACTACATCCCCTACCTGCCTGTGAAGGAGGAGCTGCCGCCGGATTCGGCCGACGCCATGCTCAGCTTCCTCGCTCAGGTTCCCGAAGAGGAGCGCAACCGCGGTCCAGCACTAGCCCGGGAGGCACTCGCAGAATTCACCGGCCCGGTCGACGGCGATCGCCCCCGCCATGAACTGGTCGTCACACACAATTTCCTCATCGGATGGCTGATCAGAGCCGCCCTCGACGCACCCGAGTGGCGCTGGATGGGACTCAACCACAGCAACGCAGCCCTTACCGCCATTCGATACGCACCCGGCAGGCCGTCCTCCGTGCTGTTCTACAACGACATGCGGCACCTTCCCGCAGAACTGCGATGGACCGGCTTCCCGCCCGAACTCCGCATCTGA
- a CDS encoding helix-turn-helix domain-containing protein — MASLNVGNLGEYLREQRRNAQLSLRQLADAAGVSNPYLSQIERGLRKPSAEVLQQVAKALRISAETLYVRAGILDAERDRDEVETRAVILADPTLNERQKQVLLQIYESFRKENGFEIDLGPGVVTDDEEASAPGPGTADGDDAGPRQTAS; from the coding sequence ATGGCATCGCTCAACGTCGGCAATCTCGGTGAGTACCTGCGTGAACAGCGGCGAAACGCGCAGCTGTCGCTCAGGCAGCTCGCCGACGCCGCCGGGGTGTCCAATCCGTATCTGAGCCAGATCGAGCGCGGGCTGCGCAAGCCGAGCGCGGAGGTGCTGCAGCAGGTCGCCAAGGCGCTGCGGATCTCCGCCGAGACGCTGTACGTGCGGGCCGGCATTCTCGACGCCGAGCGGGATCGCGACGAGGTGGAGACGCGCGCCGTCATCCTCGCCGACCCCACGCTGAACGAGCGGCAGAAGCAGGTGCTGCTCCAGATCTACGAGTCCTTCCGCAAGGAGAACGGATTCGAGATCGACCTCGGCCCCGGCGTGGTGACGGACGACGAGGAAGCCTCGGCGCCCGGCCCCGGTACGGCCGACGGCGACGATGCCGGTCCGCGGCAGACGGCGAGTTGA
- the mshA gene encoding D-inositol-3-phosphate glycosyltransferase: protein MSHYVSRLGRRSPVGAARLRLHRKPRRVAMLSVHTSPLHQPGTGDAGGMNVYIVELAQRLAAQNIEVEIFTRATTGALPPKVELAPGVLVRHVDAGPYEGLAKEELPAQLCAFTHGVMQAWAGHRPGHYDLVHSHYWLSGHVGWLAAERWGVPLVHAMHTMAKVKNAALADDDTPEPAARVIGETQIVRAADRLIANTAEEADELVRHYEADPAKVAVVHPGVNLDRFRPADGRAAARARLGLPQDALIPLFAGRIQPLKAPDVLLRAVAVLLDERPELRSRIVVPVVGGPSGSGLAKPEGLQKLAARLGIADVVRFRPPVGQEQLADWFRAASVLVMPSYSESFGLVAIEAQAAGTPVLAASVGGLPVAVRDGRTGFLVQGHDPVDYARVLRDFADTPELPARMGAAAARHAESFGWDTSAAVTADVYTAAMQDHRRHRVRGLYG from the coding sequence GTGAGCCACTACGTCAGCAGGCTCGGGCGACGCTCCCCGGTCGGCGCGGCGCGGCTTCGGCTGCACCGGAAGCCGCGCCGGGTCGCGATGCTCTCGGTGCACACATCGCCGCTGCACCAGCCCGGCACGGGTGACGCGGGCGGGATGAACGTCTACATCGTGGAGCTGGCGCAGCGGCTGGCCGCGCAGAACATCGAGGTGGAGATCTTCACCCGGGCCACGACCGGCGCCCTGCCCCCGAAGGTCGAGCTGGCCCCGGGTGTTCTGGTCCGGCACGTCGACGCGGGCCCGTACGAGGGGCTGGCGAAGGAGGAACTCCCGGCCCAGTTGTGCGCCTTCACGCACGGTGTGATGCAGGCATGGGCGGGCCACCGCCCCGGCCACTACGACCTGGTCCACTCGCACTACTGGCTCTCCGGCCATGTCGGCTGGCTCGCCGCCGAACGCTGGGGCGTCCCCCTGGTGCACGCCATGCACACGATGGCCAAGGTCAAGAACGCCGCGCTCGCCGACGACGACACCCCCGAGCCCGCCGCCCGTGTCATCGGCGAGACCCAGATAGTCCGCGCCGCCGACCGCCTCATCGCCAACACGGCCGAGGAGGCCGACGAACTCGTACGCCACTACGAGGCCGACCCGGCCAAGGTCGCCGTCGTCCACCCGGGCGTCAACCTCGACCGCTTCCGTCCCGCCGACGGCCGCGCCGCGGCGAGGGCCCGTCTCGGCCTGCCCCAGGACGCCCTGATCCCTCTCTTCGCCGGCCGCATCCAGCCGCTCAAGGCCCCGGACGTCCTGCTCCGCGCAGTCGCCGTCCTCCTCGACGAGCGTCCCGAGCTGCGGTCGAGGATCGTCGTACCGGTGGTCGGCGGGCCGAGCGGCAGCGGCCTCGCCAAGCCGGAAGGCCTGCAGAAGCTGGCCGCGCGGCTCGGGATCGCCGATGTCGTACGGTTCCGGCCGCCCGTCGGCCAGGAGCAGCTCGCGGACTGGTTCCGGGCGGCGTCGGTGCTGGTCATGCCGTCGTACAGCGAGTCCTTCGGGCTCGTCGCCATCGAGGCGCAGGCGGCCGGTACGCCGGTGCTGGCGGCGTCGGTCGGCGGCCTCCCGGTCGCCGTGCGCGACGGGCGGACCGGTTTCCTGGTCCAGGGCCACGATCCCGTCGACTACGCGCGCGTGCTCCGCGACTTCGCCGACACCCCCGAGCTGCCCGCCCGCATGGGCGCGGCCGCGGCTCGCCACGCCGAGTCCTTCGGCTGGGACACGTCGGCCGCCGTCACCGCGGACGTGTACACGGCCGCCATGCAGGACCACCGCCGCCACCGGGTGCGGGGTCTCTACGGGTGA
- a CDS encoding class I SAM-dependent methyltransferase: MARPVGTVTRGTTNPNRLRRMDRWIAAAHGAELRRATTPLAVDLGYGAAPWTAVELLRRLRATAPRTRVVGIEIDPARVAAAQPYECEGLTFRHGGFEVPVPGRPTLIRAANVLRQYDEEEVTAVWERLCARLEPATPSSSGGLLVEGTCDEIGRRHVWVALGPEGPRTVTFATRLGSLDRPSDLAERLPKALIHRNVPGEPVHAFLRDFDRAWAAAAPYASYGARQRWIRAVRALSADWPVRDGATRWRQGEVTVAWEALAPRG; this comes from the coding sequence ATGGCAAGACCAGTCGGCACCGTGACGCGCGGCACCACCAACCCCAACCGCCTGCGCCGCATGGACCGCTGGATCGCGGCCGCACACGGCGCCGAACTCCGCCGTGCCACCACCCCCCTCGCCGTCGACCTCGGCTACGGCGCCGCCCCCTGGACGGCCGTCGAACTCCTGCGACGCCTCCGCGCGACAGCGCCCCGCACCCGGGTGGTCGGCATCGAGATCGACCCGGCCAGGGTCGCGGCGGCGCAACCGTACGAGTGCGAGGGCCTGACCTTCCGGCACGGCGGCTTCGAGGTGCCGGTACCCGGCCGCCCGACCCTCATCCGGGCGGCGAACGTCCTGCGCCAGTACGACGAGGAGGAGGTCACGGCCGTCTGGGAGCGCCTGTGCGCCCGCCTCGAACCGGCCACCCCCTCTTCCTCCGGAGGCCTGCTCGTCGAGGGCACCTGCGACGAGATCGGCCGTCGGCACGTCTGGGTGGCGCTCGGCCCGGAGGGCCCCCGCACGGTCACCTTCGCCACCCGGCTCGGCTCCCTGGACCGCCCCTCCGACCTCGCCGAGCGCCTCCCCAAAGCGCTCATCCACCGCAACGTCCCCGGCGAACCCGTGCACGCCTTCCTCCGCGACTTCGACCGCGCCTGGGCCGCCGCGGCCCCGTACGCCTCGTACGGCGCCCGCCAGCGCTGGATCCGCGCGGTCCGCGCCCTGAGCGCGGACTGGCCGGTACGGGACGGGGCGACGCGGTGGCGGCAGGGCGAAGTCACGGTGGCATGGGAGGCGTTGGCGCCAAGGGGGTGA
- a CDS encoding DUF2516 family protein, whose protein sequence is MLMTGFAGFLGLLKIVLMALAAFGLFDAAFRREDAFRAADKQTKVFWLVILGIALIVSYLFSILSFLPIIGVIASIVYIVDVRPAVKQVSGGGGGGGRRGSSSDGPYGPYNGGR, encoded by the coding sequence ATGCTGATGACGGGCTTCGCGGGGTTCCTGGGACTTCTGAAGATCGTCCTGATGGCTCTCGCCGCGTTCGGGCTGTTCGACGCCGCGTTCCGGCGTGAGGACGCGTTCCGCGCGGCGGACAAGCAGACCAAGGTGTTCTGGTTGGTCATCCTCGGGATCGCCCTCATCGTGAGCTATCTGTTCTCGATCCTGTCGTTCCTGCCGATCATCGGCGTCATCGCCAGCATCGTCTACATCGTGGATGTGCGGCCCGCGGTCAAGCAGGTGTCCGGTGGCGGCGGAGGCGGCGGCCGTCGCGGCTCCAGCAGCGACGGCCCGTACGGCCCGTACAACGGCGGCCGGTGA
- a CDS encoding phosphotransferase: MTAEGEALLGGMVNAGAVFRRGALVERPAPRNARALHAYLLALKEHGFDAAPAPVGLTEDGREQLTFIPGDVALPPFADWAMTKTALESVGSLLRRLHETSAAIEVDTRAGWPGDLADPEGGMMLCHNDVCPDNVVFRDGRAAALIDFDLAAPGRPLWDVAMTARYWVPLVDPASAAAFYPSGLDAPARLRILADSYGLSPQDRAELFGVIEQATDVCRAFVASRVADGDPVYIQALAERGGWERWDRIQTWLAERREMFTAILLN; the protein is encoded by the coding sequence ATGACGGCTGAGGGCGAGGCGCTGCTCGGCGGCATGGTGAACGCAGGGGCGGTCTTCCGCCGTGGTGCGCTGGTGGAGCGCCCGGCGCCGCGCAACGCGCGCGCCCTGCATGCGTACCTTCTTGCCCTGAAGGAGCACGGCTTCGACGCAGCGCCGGCCCCTGTCGGTCTCACCGAGGATGGCCGTGAACAGCTCACCTTCATCCCCGGAGACGTGGCTCTGCCACCGTTCGCGGACTGGGCGATGACGAAGACCGCCCTGGAATCGGTGGGGAGCCTGCTGCGGCGCCTGCATGAAACCAGCGCGGCCATCGAGGTCGACACCCGTGCCGGGTGGCCAGGGGACCTGGCCGATCCGGAGGGGGGAATGATGCTGTGCCACAACGACGTGTGCCCGGACAACGTCGTCTTCCGCGACGGCCGTGCCGCTGCCCTGATCGATTTCGACCTGGCAGCTCCGGGCCGTCCCCTCTGGGACGTCGCCATGACCGCCCGCTACTGGGTGCCCCTGGTCGATCCCGCATCCGCAGCCGCCTTCTACCCCTCCGGGTTGGATGCGCCCGCGCGGCTGCGGATCCTTGCCGACAGCTACGGCCTTTCGCCGCAGGACCGCGCCGAGTTGTTCGGCGTCATCGAGCAGGCCACCGACGTCTGCCGGGCCTTCGTCGCCAGCCGCGTGGCTGACGGCGACCCCGTATATATCCAGGCACTGGCCGAGCGCGGTGGATGGGAACGCTGGGACCGCATTCAGACCTGGCTGGCGGAGCGCCGCGAGATGTTCACGGCCATCCTGCTGAACTGA
- a CDS encoding Mu transposase C-terminal domain-containing protein, producing the protein MDAVELTGIVDIATRTLAAAVLRPSTKAVDAALLLARAMTPEPMRPGWADALRMSRSVLPHTSLMALDKRLAHAAAVPVITPETIVCDRGKAYVSDTFRSACQSLGISFQPTHPDTPTDKPHIETTLGSVATMFVQHLPGHKGRSTEHRGTDPASEAFWTIHRLQEPRQEWIVHWQNRSHDGLCDPLMPGKALSPNEKYAALVAAAGHVPVALSPQEYIELLPRCRRRINSYGIRLGHRTYDSAELNPFRRQPSGAGPDGRSREVHYDPYDISRIWVRNHREGGWSTAIWPHLRTAPTPMGEPARDHARRILAQRGTDPVTEDEIAEAAVALLDRAADGPEDKPAKPSRASRRGRKVAARTRATAEPSWPRPRPRPRPEEPAEEPITEPVETDEDELRRRDPTGDLRRTPGGRTVVVNAPEPDGGEVPEPGGDRTDPSTRLEGWRRFVEEDPAVFDLLPEQQWQALSPPMRDAYDEAASPTTPNSKSCARPRSRTSPTRDGS; encoded by the coding sequence GTGGACGCCGTCGAACTGACCGGGATCGTGGACATCGCGACCCGCACGCTGGCCGCGGCGGTGCTGCGACCGTCGACGAAGGCGGTGGACGCCGCCCTGCTGTTGGCGCGGGCGATGACGCCGGAGCCGATGCGGCCCGGCTGGGCGGACGCCTTACGGATGTCCCGGTCGGTACTGCCGCACACCTCGCTCATGGCTCTGGACAAACGGCTGGCGCACGCGGCGGCCGTCCCCGTGATCACGCCGGAGACGATCGTCTGCGACCGGGGCAAGGCCTACGTCTCCGACACGTTCCGCTCGGCCTGCCAGTCGCTGGGCATCTCCTTCCAGCCCACCCACCCCGACACCCCGACCGACAAGCCGCACATCGAGACGACGCTCGGTTCGGTGGCCACGATGTTCGTCCAGCACCTTCCCGGCCACAAGGGACGCAGCACCGAACACCGGGGCACCGACCCGGCCTCGGAGGCCTTCTGGACGATCCACCGGCTCCAAGAACCGCGGCAGGAATGGATCGTCCACTGGCAGAACCGGTCGCACGACGGGCTGTGCGACCCGCTGATGCCCGGCAAGGCGTTGAGCCCGAACGAGAAGTACGCCGCCCTGGTCGCGGCGGCCGGGCACGTCCCGGTCGCGCTCAGCCCGCAGGAGTACATCGAGCTGCTGCCCCGCTGCCGACGGAGGATCAACTCCTACGGCATCCGTTTGGGCCACCGCACCTACGACAGCGCGGAGTTGAATCCCTTCCGTCGCCAGCCCTCCGGCGCTGGCCCAGACGGGCGGAGCCGGGAGGTCCACTACGACCCCTACGACATCTCCCGCATCTGGGTACGCAACCACCGCGAAGGCGGCTGGAGCACCGCCATCTGGCCGCACCTTCGCACCGCCCCGACGCCGATGGGCGAGCCGGCCCGGGACCACGCTCGCCGCATTCTGGCCCAGCGCGGCACCGATCCGGTGACCGAGGACGAGATCGCCGAGGCCGCCGTCGCTCTGCTGGACCGCGCCGCCGACGGCCCGGAGGACAAACCAGCGAAGCCGTCCCGCGCATCGCGCCGGGGTCGCAAGGTCGCCGCGCGGACCCGGGCCACCGCCGAGCCGTCCTGGCCCCGGCCCCGGCCCCGGCCCCGGCCCGAGGAGCCTGCCGAAGAGCCCATTACCGAACCGGTGGAGACGGACGAGGACGAACTTCGCCGACGTGATCCCACTGGAGATCTTCGACGCACGCCAGGAGGCCGAACGGTGGTGGTGAACGCGCCGGAGCCGGACGGCGGGGAAGTGCCTGAACCCGGCGGGGACCGCACGGATCCGTCCACGCGGCTGGAGGGCTGGCGCCGGTTCGTCGAAGAAGACCCGGCTGTCTTCGACCTGCTGCCCGAGCAGCAGTGGCAGGCCTTGAGCCCGCCGATGCGGGACGCCTACGACGAGGCCGCATCGCCTACCACTCCGAACTCCAAGTCGTGCGCACGTCCACGGTCAAGGACATCGCCCACCAGGGACGGCAGCTGA